A single Oncorhynchus mykiss isolate Arlee chromosome 22, USDA_OmykA_1.1, whole genome shotgun sequence DNA region contains:
- the neurod1 gene encoding neurogenic differentiation factor 1 codes for MTKSYTEQTMMSSEPQDSATWTDECQRSQDEQDMEKKNGALESMHGALEDDDEDGLNRLDEDDDEEEEEEEEEEGDDQKPKRRGPKKKKMTKARMQRFKMRRHKANARERNRMHGLNDALESLRKVVPCYSKTQKLSKIETLRLAKNYIWALSEILRSGKSPDVISFVQALCRGLSQPTTNLVAGCLQLNPRTLLPEQTQEIPSHMQPASASFAAHPYSYQTPGLPSPPYGTMDSSHVFHVKPHSYGSALEPFFETALPLTDCTSPSFDGPLSPPLSVNGNFSFKHEPSSEFEKNYAFTMHYQAAAGLAGPQGHASLYPSSAPRCEIPMENIMSYEGHTHHERVMNAQLNAIFHES; via the coding sequence ATGACTAAATCCTACACGGAACAGACCATGATGTCATCAGAACCCCAGGATTCTGCGACCTGGACTGACGAATGTCAGCGCTCCCAGGACGAACAGGATATGGAGAAGAAGAACGGCGCGCTTGAGTCCATGCACGGGGCCCTCGAGGATGACGACGAAGATGGGTTaaacagactggatgaggatgatgatgaggaggaagaggaagaggaggaagaggaaggcgACGATCAAAAGCCTAAACGTCGTGGACCAAAAAAGAAGAAAATGACAAAAGCCAGGATGCAGAGGTTTAAGATGAGGCGCCACAAGGCGAACGCGCGGGAAAGGAATCGTATGCACGGACTCAACGACGCGCTGGAGAGTTTGCGTAAAGTTGTGCCATGTTACTCCAAAACCCAAAAGCTCTCAAAAATCGAGACTCTGCGGCTGGCTAAAAACTACATCTGGGCCCTGTCAGAGATCCTGCGGTCAGGGAAAAGCCCAGACGTCATATCATTTGTCCAGGCCTTGTGTAGGGGCTTGTCACAGCCCACTACTAACCTAGTGGCAGGCTGTCTCCAGCTCAACCCCAGAACTTTGCTCCCGGAGCAGACACAGGAGATACCATCTCATATGCAACCAGCAAGTGCTTCCTTCGCCGCGCATCCATACTCCTACCAGACCCCGGGTCTTCCCAGCCCTCCATATGGTACAATGGACAGCTCCCACGTCTTCCACGTCAAGCCCCATTCATACGGAAGCGCGCTGGAGCCATTCTTTGAGACCGCGCTGCCGCTTACAGACTGCACTAGTCCATCATTCGACGGACCCTTAAGCCCACCACTGAGTGTCAACGGGAACTTTTCCTTCAAACACGAGCCTTCGTCAGAGTTCGAAAAGAACTACGCCTTTACCATGCACTACCAGGCTGCTGCGGGACTGGCAGGTCCACAGGGACACGCGTCCCTTTACCCGAGCTCTGCGCCGCGGTGTGAGATACCGATGGAAAACATTATGTCGTACGAAGGACACACTCATCACGAGAGAGTCATGAATGCTCAGCTTAACGCTATATTTCATGAATCGTAA